One Lepus europaeus isolate LE1 chromosome X, mLepTim1.pri, whole genome shotgun sequence genomic window carries:
- the NXT2 gene encoding NTF2-related export protein 2 isoform X1, with amino-acid sequence MATSVDFKTYVDQACRAAEEFVNIYYETMDKRRRALTRLYLDKATLIWNGNVVTGLDSLSNFFEMLPSSEFQVNMLDCQPVHEQATQSQTTVLVVTSGTVKFDGNKQHFFNQNFLLTAHSTPTSTVWKIASDCFRFQDWASC; translated from the exons ATGGCCACGTCCGTG GATTTCAAAACTTATGTAGATCAAGCCTGTAGAGCTGCTGAGGAATTTGTGAACATTTACTATGAGACAATGGACAAAAGAAGGCGG gcACTTACCAGGCTGTATCTAGACAAGGCCACTTTAATTTGGAATGGAAATGTTGTTACCGGGCTGGATTCTCTGAGTAATTTTTTTGAGATGTTGCCATCCAGTGAATTTCAAGTCAACATGTTGGATTGCCAGCCAGTTCATG AGCAAGCTACCCAGTCCCAGACAACAGTTCTTGTTGTGACCAGTGGAACTGTGAAGTTTGATGGAAACAAGCAACACTTCTTCAACCAAAACTTCCTGCTGACCGCTCATTCCACTCCCACCAGTACAGTGTGGAAAATTGCCAGTGATTGCTTCCGTTTTCAAGACTGGGCTAGTTGTTAA
- the NXT2 gene encoding NTF2-related export protein 2 isoform X2: MDKRRRALTRLYLDKATLIWNGNVVTGLDSLSNFFEMLPSSEFQVNMLDCQPVHEQATQSQTTVLVVTSGTVKFDGNKQHFFNQNFLLTAHSTPTSTVWKIASDCFRFQDWASC, encoded by the exons ATGGACAAAAGAAGGCGG gcACTTACCAGGCTGTATCTAGACAAGGCCACTTTAATTTGGAATGGAAATGTTGTTACCGGGCTGGATTCTCTGAGTAATTTTTTTGAGATGTTGCCATCCAGTGAATTTCAAGTCAACATGTTGGATTGCCAGCCAGTTCATG AGCAAGCTACCCAGTCCCAGACAACAGTTCTTGTTGTGACCAGTGGAACTGTGAAGTTTGATGGAAACAAGCAACACTTCTTCAACCAAAACTTCCTGCTGACCGCTCATTCCACTCCCACCAGTACAGTGTGGAAAATTGCCAGTGATTGCTTCCGTTTTCAAGACTGGGCTAGTTGTTAA